GGCCATGGAGCTTCTAGCTTGATCTACCGCACGCTTAGCAATCAATGCTTGCGTGTAAAGCGCTGAGGGATTACCATAATACTTTTCGGCATATTGATCCATGACTTTTTTCACTGCTGGCAATAAATAAGTAGTTGCTGCGTGATCTAAATATACTTCTCTCATATATAATGTCTTAATGTTTATCAGTATTATAATACAATCTTTTGCCCTAAATGAACAACTCCGCTAGTCGTTAAACGATAGCGGAGTCGCTCGGTAATATATTATGCACCAAGGTTTTATTGATTATCTGTTTCTTTGATATTTATTATCCCTGTCAATATTATGTTGCTTGGACCACTTGTTCTTTTGAGCCATCGCCCAACCTTTAGGCGCATCCTTACTCCTCAAACCAAGCTCTTTACGTAAACTATCAGCGCCAACTACATCTCCCTTTTTATCCAAAAGATAAGCTTCCGAGAATTTAGCAAAGTTATCTTTGGTGATCTTCTGGGTTATTGGCCTATTATCCATTAATTTTACCCAGCCATCATAATCTTTATTCTCCATGATGGTTTGCATAACTTTTTCTCTTTCTGGTGTATAAGCCGGTCCATACTTTGTCGTATTGCTACTACTTGCCAACGCGGATGACGTCACCAGAGAAAAAAGAGCTAACAAGGCCACTGGGGCCACGAAATACTTTATTTTATTCTTCATCTTATTATTAGTTATTTTTTAGAATTGTCGAGTATCAAGAGGCGCCTCTTAGATTCTCTAATCAGTAATACGCGGGATGACTAAATATTATTTCAACTATTACTTCTGCCAGGGACGAATTTCTACAGCGTTAAAAACATTATCATCATTCACTTGGCCCATAACTTTGATTAATTCGCCTTGCTGTAATACTGCCCGCGGCCGAATTTGCGCGTGTTGATAGAATACCTGCCATTGTTGATGATTGAAATCCAAAAGATTTAAGCGTTGTCCGTCTGATATTAAAATAATTTCACCAGCTAAAAATCCTCTGCTCGGTCTACTCCAAACGTCACGTCGATGAAACTCCGTACTACTATAATTAAACTGTGGCTGAGCGTTAACTTGTTGATCGATGTCATAATTAATATCAAAGGCATAAATAATACCACCCAGAGCCAAGCTAATCAAAATCGTGATCCCAATAACTGAGCTGATTTGATATTTATACCCTTCCTTGGTTTGACGATATTCATAATAAATAATAATCAGTGCCAAACTTAAAAATACTAGCCAGAATATTGGCAGTATCATTAATAAATACTCGCCAAAATTATTAGCTGCCTGCCAGGCAACGTCCCATTCTCGTTCATGCAATAAATACATTGTCGCACTAACAGCACAGCCACTTAGAATTAGTAAGAAACTAATCAGCGTCCATTTGATAATCTGTAATACCCGCCAATACCAGCGCGGCTTGGGTTTGATCTCTTGATCTTTGATTTTGATTAATATTTTGTCTTTGATGCTCATATATTTGCGATGTGTTTTTTTAATTCTTTTTTAGCGCGACTGATCAAAACGCCAACAGTGCCAATCGGTTTGTGGAGAATGTCACTCATTTCTTCGTAGCTCTTATCTTCCCAATAACGCAGTATCAATGCCTCGCGCTGCTCTAAGCTAATATTTTCTAAAGCGCGCATGACCTTATGACGATCAATTAATTGATCCATCTTTTCCGCCGCATTGGTATCATCACGCAATAAAGCCACAAAATCTTTTTGCTCGTCCAGTTCCAAATTACTCAAATGTTTTTTGTGCTTTCGCCAAAAATCAATAGTTTTATTGTGGGCTAAATGATAAATCCAAGTGGAAAATTTATAGCTCTCATCATAATCATTCAGACTCCGGTAAGCTTGTAAAAAAGTCTCTTGCAGAACATCCTCAATGTCTTCCGGTGACAATCCGGAGATGCGACGAATATAGGCCGTCAGTTTATTTTCATAACGGTCCATGATAATCATATAATAATCAGGATTAGCCAAAACCTTCTGCACTATCTCCTGATCGGGTAATTGCGTAAAGTCAACTGTGTTAATCATAAGCTGTCTATTATATTATACGCTAAATATTAACATTTATAACACTCATCTATTTTAGGTACAGAATTAATAATGATTGTTAGGGTAATAAAAATCGAACATTCACTTATTATCCAGGAGTTAATTATGAAAAAAATAAAAGACTTTCTTTGTGTTACTGTCGCTACTGGATTCTTTTCTGGCTTGATACCACTAGCACCAGGAACTATGGGTAGTATTCTAGCACTACTATTCTTCTTAATCATACCCCTAACCACAACCAATGTAATCTATCTGATTGTCGTCAGTATTTTCTTGGGTCTATTGACCATCACGCGAACCGAAATATGGTTAGGTAGTAGTCCTGACTATCGTGATGGTACGAGAATTAGAGATCAGTAACAAATAGTTATTGATGAGTTCATTGGCCAATGGATAGCTGTACTACCGATTACTCTACTGGGGGTAGAAAAAAGTATGCTCTTGGTTGCTTTAGCTTTGTCGCTACTTCTTTTTCGTGTTTTTGACATCACTAAACCACTAGGCATTAAATGGCTAGATGAACATCCATTACTAACAAACCCTTTTGGTGTCATTTTTGATGATGTTGTTGCTGGCGTCTACTCATTCATTATTCTCTGGCTGATAATATACCTCATGCCAATCTTTCATTAAACCCCAACCCGCAAAACAAACTTGAGGGTTATTTTTTATGCTATAATACTAATATTAATTATTAATGTTAATATTATGTCCGCAGATGATCAAAAAACTACCTGCTGTGGCGACGGCCAGAAATGCTGTCGGGGTTATGGCAAATTAATTTATAAATCCCTCTTAATCTTAGCAGTTGTAGCTATTGTGCTAGTTGCTTTATTACGTGACCGGATAATCAGTAATCCGCAATGGCAAATTCCCGTTGTTGGTCAGGGTAGGGTAGAATATACACCCGAGGTAGCTAATATCAATATGGGCGTCCAGATTGATAAAATCAGTAAAGCTGATGAGGCACTTAACCAACTTAATAACAAAATTAATGGCATCGTCAAAGCTATTACTGATGCTGGGGTGAGTACCGATGACATCAAAACACAAAACTATACATTGACACCACAATATGATTTTGTTAATAACGCTTCTGCTTTGAGTGGCTATAGCGCCAACCAAACAGTGGTAGTAAAAATTAAAGATTTAAAAAATAACCAAGACAAGATTGCTAAAGTCATCGCCGTTGCTACTAAGGCTGGTGTTAATCAAATATCTGGCGTCACCTTTGAAGCCGCTGATGCCAATGCCATCAAACAAGAAGCACGACTTAAGGCGATTACTGACGCTCGCAACAAAGCTGAGGATATTGCTAAGACTTTAGACATTGACCTGGGTAATATTGTTGGCCTCTGGGAAAATATGATCAGTAGTCCAGAGCCGATGGATGCTTACAAAATGGGCATGGGTGGTGGTGCAGCCAGTCCCCTTGTTCCTAGTGGTAAACAAGAAATGGTTATTGAAGTTAATGTTAACTATCAAATAGACTAACGCTTAATTTGACAAAGGTGTTGACCTTGTACTAAGATAAGTAAAAATCGTTCAATCACAAAATAGGAAAAGAAGATTATGGAGCTAACAAGCAACTATTCAGAGATGTCTCAGCTGGAGCTTGATCAGGAAATTGCTGCCTGTGAAAAAGTGATCAGTGATCGCGAAACAGATCCTTCTGATCTGATCGAGTACCAAGAATTAAGAACAGCACTTTGCAAAATCAGAAAACAAAAGTTCCAAATTGACTTTGAACCTTTTGAATAAAAATCATGAACAACCGTCTTCAATGGGAAGACGGTTTTTCTTATGCTATAATAAAAAAATAAACATTAACTGCTTATTTTATGCACCAATTAACTAAGCTCAACTACGCCTATGACGCTCTGGAGCCCTATCTGGACGCCAAGACTATGGAAATTCATCATAGTAAACATCATCAAACCTATGTGGATAAACTCAATAAGGCGTTGGAAAATTATCCTACCCTTCAAGAATTTACAGTAGCGGAGTTACTAACCAAAATAGATACGAACACGATAGATCCCCAGGATAAACAGGCTATTATCAATCATGGTGGCGGCGTTGCTAACCATAACTTTTTTTGGCAAATTATGGACCCTGCTAATAAACCAGATGAACAATTACAACAAGAAATTACCACCACCTTTGGCTCAATTGATTTGTTTAAAGAAAAGTTTTCCCAAACTGCTCTGAATCATTTTGGCAGTGGTTGGGCTTGGCTAGTGCGCGATCAAAACAATCAATTACAAATATATTCTACGACAAATCAAAACTCACCATTATCATTGGGCCACCAACCATTACTCACTATTGATGTCTGGGAACATGCTTACTATCTAAAATTTCAAAATAAAAGGGCTGACTATATTAATAATTGGTGGTCAGTAATCAAATTAATTTAAAATAAAAAAACCGCTCCCCTTACCGAGCGATTCTTAACTCAGATAGCTAAATATGATTAAACAATTCTTGCGTCGCTAACAAGTTTTGTTTGAGCTTGGTCGGTAAGTATTCTTGCTCCTTTAACATTTGTGAGGATTGCTGTTGTAATTGACCAAGTAACGAACTGGCCATAAATATCTCTTTTTCCGTTGGCTGATTGTTTTTGTTATTACCAATCTCCTCAATCATTTCTTGCAATGTTTCTTTATTCATTTGTAAATAAAATGCTGGTACGTTATGCAAACTACCGCGGATTAATTTTTTATCTGCACCTTCCCCGTCTAAAGAAAATCCGTATTTGATATGCGCACCACCGGAGTGAGCAATTTTTTTTATTTTTTCTTGCTTAGTTTCCAAACGACTTTCATCGCCCACTACTTCAATATCGTCAAAAGTGCAAATGACCTTGCCACTTTTCTTATCAATCATTAGATGATCAACGCGTCCTGCTTGCCCGACGATTCCTTGATAATCATCGTATGGTGCCGTGCGCATTATTATTAAACGATCCTTTAGATAACGATGCAAGAGAATGGTAATTACTACTTCCGTTAGATGTCCTTCACTTTTTTGTTGCTCTTTTTGATAAGCTAATCGTAATTCTTCAATACTTAATTCGCGACCAGCTTTTTGTTCAAATCTTTTTTTAACCTCTTCTTTGTATAGTCCACCCCAGCTATCTAAACAGTTATTGATCGTCTGCTGATCGTGTCGAATATCTTCCTGAGCATAAGGCCCACCGTGCTTAACTCTAAAAGCGGTCATTTCAATCTGACCGCCACTATCAACATATGGGATATTCTTATTATCCGGCGCGTATTTTCGTAATTGCTCGTTAATTTCCTCGGCTGTCAAAGCTAAAACCTTTTCCAATCTTTGTCCTATTGTCTCTTTTTTTTCTACTCTTACTTTTTCAAAATTAACCATTGTCTCTTAGTTTAAAAAGTAATTGGTAATTCATAACTTTTTGCGCGCTGGGGATCACCGGAGGGGTTATCAGCCTCAAAAATAATCTTACCCGTTGTTGTCCCGGGTGGTAAAAAATTAATCTCCGCACTAAAATCAACAAATTCTGCAGTCATCCAATCAGTCAATGCTTGCGCTGTGCCAGCACCCAGAACTTGACCATTATTATCAACTATTTTTATTGGCAAAGAGGCCTCAAAAAACCAAGAGCCCTTAATCTTACCAACGATCTTGACTGGGCTACTTATTTTACCATTGATAACTGGCTGATCGATAATCACTTCCTGAACTTGGTTCTGTTGCTCATCATCATCAATGGGTGGTTGTTGATTGTTATTAGTTATCTCATCATTAACTTCCTGATTCACCATCGCTGCCGGCTGATAATTCCACAACAAAAAAATAGCCGTAGCAATTAATAGGATAATGACAATAATAAAAATAATTTTATTTCTTTGTTCCATTGCTTTGTTGTAGAATAGCTACGCTTAAACAAAAGGCGATTAAAAAAAATATTGCCCCATAAAAACACGGTGTCAAAAAAGGATTGACCAAACCTGCTGAGCAGCCAAGAGTACAGCTTTTTTTCTGAAACCAATTGATCAGCTCAATAGTAAAATTAGTCCAAGCAAAAAGAACACCAACGAGTAGAACAAAAAATTGTGTTAAAATAAATTTTTTATTAATCATATATTTATTGGCAGCTCTTAGTTATAATTTTTTGTAATCCCTTATTTTCCGCTCCCATTAACTCCTTAGCTAAATCCTTGGATAGATCTTTTTTATTAAAAAAGCAGTTACGAACCGTGGCGCCGATGGCCTCATAATGACACTTGTCTTTTTCCCAACCAACCACCATCATCGTCATATTCACCGGTTGATTGTTACTGTCCGTTGTTTGGATGGTTAACTTAGCTGGCTCGCATAAGGCAAATTTTTCTTCCAAACAACCCAAATCTTCGCAAAAAGAAAAACCACTGGCCTGAATGTTGACTGGTAATTGCAAAGTTCTTTGCCACCGCTCACCATCGGCTTTGACATCCAAATAGATCATACTCTTAGTAACTTCCGTGGCGGTGCTAAAATACTTATTGGGCGCCAGATTGATAATATAAGAACCGCCCGGCAATTCAAACAAAGCCACACCATC
This sequence is a window from Candidatus Komeilibacteria bacterium CG_4_10_14_0_2_um_filter_37_10. Protein-coding genes within it:
- a CDS encoding superoxide dismutase, which translates into the protein MHQLTKLNYAYDALEPYLDAKTMEIHHSKHHQTYVDKLNKALENYPTLQEFTVAELLTKIDTNTIDPQDKQAIINHGGGVANHNFFWQIMDPANKPDEQLQQEITTTFGSIDLFKEKFSQTALNHFGSGWAWLVRDQNNQLQIYSTTNQNSPLSLGHQPLLTIDVWEHAYYLKFQNKRADYINNWWSVIKLI